Part of the Phycisphaerae bacterium genome, AGCGGATTTCGCATTGACGGAAGATCTGCGGGATCTGAGCCGATGAGCCGAAACCGTCATTCCGGCAGCCGATGTTGACCGGGATGCCCAACGTCTTTTCCACCCACAGGATGCCGTAGAGAAGATTGCGGACAAGCGACTCGCCGAGGGGCATGTTGGCGTCGGGAATCACCTCGCCGCCGGCCAGGACTTCACATCGTTTTTCACGGGCCAGCCGTTTGAGCGTGCCGTAGTGTTCGGGGTGCCGCTCCAGGTACTTGCGAAGCGAGACGGTCTGCTCGAGCACGAATGCCGTCTTTCCTCGTTCGGCCGTCTTGATCCAGTCGCTGATAATTGCTTCTTGCAGATCGGCGTAACTGGCGAAGGTCCGACCCTCGCACTCGAACCGGTGGTCCCAGCAGCGTCGCCAGATCGGGTCCAAGTGGTTCATCTGGATGAGGTAGATCGGCTTGAGCTGTCTGTGCATGTCTCGATCTCACTGTGACAGCCGGAAGCATGCAGCCGAGTTGAGAGAGATGAACCGACGGTAGTGGTGGATCTCAACCGGGCTCAGGCCGAGGCTTGCCGTGAGGTGGAGCAGATCCGAGGTCCGGATCGCACCGCCGAGCTTCGGGCGGGTGCGAAAGCATTTCTGGGCGAAAACCTGGGCCCAGTAGGTCAGGCAGGCCCGGTCGTAGAAGGACATGATGACGTACTTTCGAGCCACGCGGGCGGCCTGCTGGAGAACAGTACGGCGATCGTCCCACGAGCGAAGGTGATGAAAGATCCGCCAGAGGATCATGATGTCCACACTGTTGTCAGGGAACGGAGGATGCGCCAGATCGCAGCAGATATTGCCCAAGGAGTGGTCGTTGGGGCCGTGGGTCCGGGCCTGAGCAAGCATGGCCGTCGAGCGGTCGGCCCGAATCAGCCGGTGGCCGCATTGGCGGACCAACTCATTGAATCGCCCCGTCCCGCAGGGGAAGTCCAGAACGGTGGCCCCGGGGGCGCACAGGGAGAGCCACTTTCCGACCAGCTTCTGCTCGATGTCATAGTGCTTGTAGCGGTCCGGACGGCGGGAGACCACATAGCGGGCTGCCTGCTCGTCGGACATCCAGTCCTTGGCATATCGGCCGAGGCCGCCGGGGGCATCGGTGAGGGCCGATGAATCTTCTGTTGTCTGGCTGTTGGTTCGGCTCATGGTCATGGTCCGCCCCGACGGGCCCTTCTGGCAGGCCAATTGGGGAAGAGGTATTGTAACACAAGGGCAGGCGGTGTGCATTGGGATACGATAGCAGTTTTGGAGTCGCGGAATCGGAGCGCTGCTCATGGGCAGTGGTATGCGAGACGCGTGATGGAGCAAGGCCACAGCCGCAATACGACGGCGGAGAGAGATTCGGCTGATCGGTATTGCCGGCAAGTATTGTTCGCGCCTTTTGGCCCGGAAGGGCAGCGGCGGCTGCTGGCTTCGCGCGTGCTGCTGGTGGGGTGCGGGGCGCTGGGCAGCACGCTGGCCAATCTCATCGTCCGCGCCGGGGTTGGTTTCCTGCGAATCGTCGACCGTGACGTCGTCGAGCTGGATAATCTGCATCGCTTGGTGCTGTTTGATGAGGACGATGTTCGGGAAGGGTTGCCCAAGGCTGAGGCGGCGCGACGCAAACTGGCGCGGATCAACAGTGGGGTGACGGTTGAGGCGGTAGTCGATGATGTCAGTCACACGAATATCGTCGAGCTGGCCGCGGGTGCCGATCTAATTCTCGATGCGACGGACAACTTTGAAACGCGTTTTCTGATCAATGATCTGGCGGTCAAGACCGGCCGGCCGTGGGTGTATGGGGCGTGTGTCGGCTCGACGGGCCTGTCGATGCCGATCATTCCCGGCGAGACGCCCTGTCTGCGATGCGTGTTTGAAGATCCGCCGCCGATGGAGATGAGCCCGACGTGCGATACGGCCGGCATCCTCGGGCCGGTCGTCGGCATGGTGGCCAACCATCAGGCGATGGAAGCGATCAAGATCCTCAGCGGGCATAAGGAAGCGGTGGACCGGCGCCTGCTGAGCTTTGATGCGTGGACGGGGCGGTCGTCTCGGCTGGATGTGCGGAAGGCATTTGAGCAGGGCGATTGTCCATGCTGCAAACAGGGGCGATTCGAATACCTGGAGGGGGCGTTCGCGAGTCGGACAGTGAGACTCTGCGGGCGGAACGCGGTGCAGGTTTATCCGAGCCGGGCGGGGGCGGTCGATTTGCCTGCCCTTGCCGCGAGGTTGCGGCCGTTGGCACGATCCGAGCCCAAGCTCAACCCGCTGCTGCTCAAGGTGAGCGTCGATGACTATGAGATCACGGTGTTCGCCGACGGGCGGGCGCTGATCAAAGGAACGAATAAGCCGGAAGAGGCCCGGGCGGTGTACGCGAGATACATTGGGGCGTGAACGATCGCCGGTTGTCTGAGGCGGGAGGAACCACTGGCGGACGAGCCGTCAGCGGCACCCGGACTGTAAGAAGACATGTCCACGCGGAGCCGTGGACATCGCGCCCGGCGCGGCCCAAGGCAGCGGTTTTGGCTTGTCGGCGACTTCTCAGTACACTGTGCAAGTCTACTCAGGACATTGAGTGAATTGTGAACGGCGGTTGGAAAGGGCCTTGTGAGGAGCACACGATGAGAGGTATTACGCGCAGACGTTTTCTGGAAGATTCGATGCTTGCGGCGGCGGCTGCGGCGGGCGGTGTGGCCGTGGGTCGTGGGGCCTTTGCCGCCGAGCCAAGACGGGCGAGGAAGGCTGGGCCGAACGACCAGTTGCGGATTGCCTGCATCGGCTTCCGCGGCCAGGGACAGAATCACATCAAGGCTTACCTTGGGATGGATGACGTAACTGTCGCCACCTTATGCGATGTTGACTCCAACCTGTTTGCCAACGGTGTGAAGATGTGCGAGGAGAAGGGCAAGAAGGTCCCCAAGTGCGAGCAGGATCTTCGCCGCGTTCTCGACGACGAGTCGATAGATGCCGTGTCGATCGCCACGCCGAACCACTGGCATTCGCTGGCCGCGATCTGGGCGATGCAGGCGGGCAAGGATGTGTACGTGGAAAAGCCGATCAGCCACAACGTCTGGGAAGGGCGGCGGCTGGTTGAGGTCGCCCGGCAGCTTGATCGTATCTGCCAGTGCGGGACACAGTGCAGGTCGATGAGAGGGATGATTGAGGCTATTGAGTACGTGCATAAGGGTGGAATCGGCAAGGTCTCGATGGCACACGGCCTGTGCTACCGCGATCGCGGCAGTATCGGGATTGCCGGCGGCGAACAGCCGATCCCGCCTGGGATCGATTACGACCTCTGGCTCGGCCCGGCGCCGAAGGTGCCGCTGACGCGCAAGCAACTGCACTACGACTGGCACTGGTTCTGGGCTTATGGCAACGGTGACCTCGGCAACCAGGGGATTCACCAGATGGACATCGCCCGGTGGGGGTTGAAAAAGGACCGGCTGGCCGACAGCGTCGTGTGTCTGGGCGGGCGATTCGGCTACAAGGACGACGGCGAGACGCCGAACACGCAACTGACGCTGCTGGACTATGGGGACTGCCAGATCCTTTTTGAATGTCGCGGTCTGAAAACGAAGCAACACAAAGGAGCGGGCGTGGGAGTGATCTTCTACGGAGACGAGGGGTACGTGGTGGTGCCCAAGTACGAGGGCGGGGCGGCGTTTGACCTGAACGGCAAGGTGGTTAAGGAGTTCGGGGGCGGGGGCGATCACCATCGCAATTTCATCAACGCGGTTTATAGCCGTAAGCATACTGATCTCACCGCGGACTGCCTCGAAGGGCATCTGTCGAGTGCGCTGTGCCACCTGGGGAACATTTCCTATCGGCTGGGCACCGACCAGCCGTTTGACTCGGCGAACAAGGCGTTCGGCGACAACCAGGAGGCCCACGAGACGTTCGCGAGGATCCAGGAGCATCTGAAGGACAACGCCGTGCCGGTCGACGGGTTGAAGTACCACGTCGGACCGAAGCTGGCGTTTGACGTGAAGGCCGAACGGTTCGTCGGAAACGAGAAGGCCAACGAGATGCTGACGCGCGAGTATCGCGAGCCGTTCGTCGTGCCGGCGTAGCCTCAACGCCGCCAGGAGGCATTGAGGTATTGCAGGTTGCAGATCGGGAAAGCAGGGGCTTTCATTGCCTCACGCCTTGCTGCACGGCCCGATGCTTCCCGAGTCTGGGCATCTTCCAGAAGACGCCACGGTCGGCTTGGCTGTCCGTGCCCTGTCCTGAGCAGGAAGACACTGGCGGGCGAGTCGCTGGTGGTGCCCGGCGTCTTGCGGTTGCCGTTCGACGGGTTTTTCAGCGTAATCGATCATCGCGCTCCCATCCTTCGCTGCTGCGAAGGGTGGGCCACCCGACTGGGGCCTTTCGCGTGGAGGATTCCTATCCTCATCCTCATCAAACGCGGAACGGATTCCGCCGCGCGAGGCGGCCCGGAAGGGATTCCGGGCCGAGCAGCCCACGCCGCACACGCTAAACACGTAATCGGGGCACGTAGGCTGTCAGTAGCCCGTTTCTATTCCAGCGTCGGCCTTGTCCTGAACAAGAGGACACTGGCGGGCAAGCCGCCAGTGGCACCCGCCCAGAGTCTCATGAACCCGACTTCGGTAGCGTCATTCCATTGTCGGATCGTAGAAGACCTGGATCTCGCTGCAACTGGCGGAGTTCTGGGCGGGGCTGTTGCCGGCGGCGGGGGTGCCGGTGACTCGGACGCGGAAGGCCGGTTCGCGCTTGTCCTTGGGGATGACCACTCGGAAGGCCTGGCCGTCGGTGAGGGTGCCGGGGCTGGTGGCAGTTGTGGCCGGGTAATCGGCGATCTCGGCCACTTCCTTGTAGTCGTGCCAGCTCTTGAGCAGGATCTTCGGCTTGCCCTTGCTGGTGTCGAACCATCCGCCGGCCGGCGTGGCCTTGCCGTGGCGGAAGACGATGACGTTGAACTTGGCGTGCCAGCCGGCATCGACCTCGAACCAGTCCTGGTCACGCTTCTCGCCGTTGTCGGTGCTGGTGAAGGTGGCCGTCGAGTTGTCGGCGAACGAGCCGCGGTTGGTCCCCGGCCGTGAGGTGTTTTCGTGGACCTGGGTGAACAGCGAGATGCCGTTGGGGTTATAGCGGGCGCGGTCGATGAGCCAGACGCTGAAATACCCGGTCACACCGGCGTCGGCAAAGGGGAGCAGGGTGATCTCGGCCGGTTTCCACGATCCGTCGGCCTGCCGGACGTGGCCGTGGACTCTGGCCGTCCATCGATCGTCTTTTTTGATCAACTGCGGGGCGAGCGACTTGAGGTCCATGTCGAACGCGCAGTTCATGGCTCCCGGGACCTCGTGGTTGGCATCCAGATCGAACGCATACACAACCGGGCCGTACTGCAGGGCAAAGAGACCGGTGTTGGCGCCGGTGCCCTCGATGATCTTCCAGGTCAGGTGAAGGTCGATCTCGATGGTGATGGGACTGTCACCTACCAACGCACCGATCAGCCACTGTGAAGCCGGTGGATTGAATGGCAAGACCTGGCCGCCCACTGTAACAGTCGGTTTCGGGGCGCAGGTTGGTATGCGTACGGACAGAGAATATCCCTTGCGGTTTGCATCGGATGCCGTGATGAGTACCCTACCCGAGAAAGGATGGTCCGTCCTCTGCTCGACGTGGGCTTTCGCTCCCTTGGGCAGGGTGGTATCCAGTGTACTCTCTCCGATCATGTACACGCCAACCGCGTCTGTTGCTGTCACCGCCGAGGTTCTCCATCGAAGGTAGTACATCGACGGGATGATCGCCAGGGCCCGCGGGCCGCTGGAGATGCAGCAGCCGAGGAAGTCGAAGTAGAACTTGTGGCCCCACAGCGGCGTATAGTAGCAGATGCGTTCGCCGTCGGGCCGCTGACAGGCGAGCAGGTGATTGAGGATCAGATTCTCGGCCGAATCGGCGTATTTCACGTCGGCGGTCAGGCCCTGCAGATCGTGATAGAACTGCATCAGGCTCATGGTCACGCAGGTTTCGGCCACGTGGCCCGCGTTGGGCAGGTATCCCTCGTCTCTGAAATGCTCGCCAAAAGTGCAGCCGCCGGTGATGTAGAGACGGTGTCGGATAATGTCGTCGCCGGCCGCCATCGCGGCCCGCAGTAGCCGGTCATCGCCGCTGATGCGGTGCAAATCGATCATTCCGATGATGTCCGACAGCATCTCGTAGGCCTTGGCGTTGGCGACCTTTTGAACGTCGCTGTCCTTAAGGAGAGTGCTGATGATCCTTGGTCCGTCGGATCGCTCAGTGGCCTCAACGATGTAATTGGCGAATTCCAGATACCGCTGTTCTTCCGTTCGGCGGTAGAGCATCAATACCGGCTCCAGGATGCTGGCCGAGGCCATGCCCAAGTGCTCACCGGCCTTGAGGATGTCCCGTTTGTCGGGGCCAAAAGTGTTGACGAGCAGATCGCCCATCTTTCGGCATGCCGCGATCGCGGCGATGTCGCCGGTCACGTCGTAATAGTCGAGCAAGCCCAGCATATTGTACTTGTGAATCCAGACGTCCCAGCCCGTCCAACGGTCTTTGTCGGCATAGGTGCCAAGATAGCCGTCGGGCATCTGGGTCGCGACCAGGCCGCCGGCCACGCGTTTGAGCTTGGCGAGCATCTGCTCATCATGCGAGTAAGCGTACATCCATGACGCGGCCGAGAGCCATTTGCCGATGTGCTCGCCGACCCAGGCGCTCTGCTTGGGACCGCGCTCGCGGAACGGTTCCAGCAGGGCGTTCTCATCCTTGTGCATCAAGATGCCGCGAAGATTGCGGTCGAGACGATGACCGACGTAACCGCCGATCTTGACGTCCGCCGCGGGGAGCGGCTGCAGGACGTCCGCATGCGCCTCGCGGACGTCGGCGGCTTGGGCAACTCCCGAGATACTCGACACGACGAGAATCGCAATGGATCTTGACACGATGGAAGCTCCTACCTTGTGGTTTGGCAGACCGTGGCTTTCAAGCTCGGTTGAGTCTTGGCTCCAGAGGGGCGTGGTAAGCTCTTGGAGGCCAGATGTCAATCATTCCAGGCGTTGACAGCGTGGACGCCGACGACCGCGGCACCGACCAGCAGGCCCAGGCCAATCCAGCAGGTCGAAGGAACGTTGCCGGGGAACACAAACCAGGTCGACGCGCCTATCCCGGCAAGGAGAACCAGTATGAGGCTTGCACCGGCGGCGAGCCATATCGCCGGGCCGCCCAGGCTCACCGCAGAGGTGACTCGCCAGGCGATGCCTGCTCCCAGCAGGCCGCCGTAGAAGCAGAACAGCAGCATGGGTATCCATGTCTCCCGCCAGTAGTCGTTGTCCTTCGAAAGCACCTCAGCGGCCAGCAGGGCCCGTTTTATCAGGTTGAGGCCGAGGCACAGGCCCACGGCACCGGGGACGGAGACCCAGAGCCCGGCATATACGGCTCTCGCAACATCGCCAACCTTTGTGGACCCGTTTGCTTCCCAGACAACCCTCTGTCGCACGTCGTTGTCGTCAGCGGGCAGTTCATCACGTCGGAATTGAACGGGCATGGCAAGACCTCCGACCTGACGGCCGCCAGGTCCGTGGACCTCGCGTCCGGCTTTCCTCCGGCCTTTTGGTCAATCCTCCCGACTGTTCAGCAGGTCGGCCATGGTTGTCACATTCTCGATGCCCGTGACCTTCCCGGTGCTGTCGAAGATGACCTCGAAGGCCGCCTGCTGGGAGAAGACATACTCGATGGTGAAGCCGTTCGGCAGCTCGTTACGCTGGATCCTCGCGTTCAACTGGTCGGGGTTCAGACTCATCGCCGGCCCCCTGACGGTTTTCACCACGTCCTGCCCGCGAATCTTCTGTTTCAGCACGCTGATGTTGTGGAACTTGCCGTTCGGTCCGGCAATGTCGACCACCTGCTTGACGGTCATGCCGGGCTGGATTTTGCCTTTGGCTTCCCGGCCCTGAGCCGTTGGATCGAAGGATGCGTATCCTCCGAACTTGTAAACCAGTCCGATGACGACGACCGCCAGGACAATGAGCACCAAGACAGCTTTCATGGGTTTTCTTCCTTTGGGTTTTGATTCTCCAGGCCAATCTCTTCTCCAGTGATGAGATGGTGCGGGATTCTAACACCTCGTCGGACAGGATGCAACAGGAAGATTGCAGTTTCAGCAGCCACGCTTCTGAGGCGAAGAGCAGGGAATCTTAGCAAGGGGTGGGGCCGCATAACTCGGCGGCATTGTGTTGTTCGTCAGGCTTCGGAGACGCCGGCCGCCTCGCGTCGGGCGGCCTGCTTTCGGGCGTTGCTGTCAAGCAAGCGCTTGCGGATACGAACGGCATCTGGAGTGGCCTCCACGAGCTCGTCCTCCTCGATAAACTCAAGGGCCATCTCCAAGGTCATTTCCCGCGGCGGTTTGAGCACGACGGTCTTGTCGGCCGAGGCCGCCCGGATGTTGGTCATTCTCTTGGCCCGGCAGACGTTCACCTCGATGTCCTTGTCCTTGCAGTGCTCGCCGACGATCTGGCCCGCGTAGACCTGGTCAGTCGGCTTCACGAAGAACGTGCCCCGGTCGGCGAGGTTGTCTAGGGCATAAGCCGTGACGGTTCCGGTCTCGCTGGCAATCAGGGAGCCGTTCGTTCTACCGGCGATGCTGCCGCGGAAATCCTCATATTGGTGGAAGTTGTGGTGCATGATGGCCGTGCCGTTGGTGGCGGTGAGCAGGCGGTTGCGTGCTCCGATCAGGCCGCGGGCGGGAACAGTGAACTCGATGTGTGTGTACTCGCCGCGCGTTTCCATCCTGACGCATATGCCTCTTCGGCCGCCCATCAGTTCCATGACCGCGCCGACGTATTTGGGCGGGACTTCGATCACGCACAGCTCAACGGGCTCGGTTCTCCTGCCGTTCTGCTCGTGGTAGATGACCTTGGGCTTGCCGACCGCCAGCTCATAGCCTTCGCGACGCATGTTCTCGATAAGCACGGAAAGATGCAGCAGGCCCCGCCCGGAGACATGGAATTCCTCGGGTGTGCAACCGGGTTCGACGCGCAGCGACACGTTGCTCTGCAGTTCCTTCTCCAGTCGATCGCGGAGGTGGCGGCTGGTGAGGAATTTTCCCGACCGGCCGGAAAAAGGCGAGTCGTTGACCCGGAAGCTCATGTGCAGGGTCGGCTCATCGATACGGATGACGGCCAGCGGCTCGGGATGCTCGGGGTCGGCGATGGTGTTGCCGATATCCACTGATTCCAGGCCGACGATGGCACAGATGTCTCCGGCGGTGACCTCGTCCACGGCCCGTCGCCCGAGGCCGTCGAAGGCATGGATTTCGCCGATCTTCTCGGTCTTGGGTTCCCCGTTTCGGCAGATGACCGTGACCGGCTGTCCGACCTTCAGGCGGCCACGGAAGACGCGGCCGATGCCGATTCGCCCGACGTAGTCGCTGTAGTCCAACGTGGTGATCAGCATCTGAAGGGGAGCATCGATGTCGACTTCGGGAGGCGGGACCTGTTTGAGGATCATTTCAAACAGGGCATAGATGTTGTCCGGGTGTTCGTCCGGCGAGGTCGAGGCCCACCCCTCGGCGGCCGAGGTGTAGATGATCGGGAAGTCGGCCGTCTCGTCATCGGCTCCGAGTTCCAGAAAGAGGTCAAGGGTCTCGTGGAGGACATCGTGCGGGCGGGCGTCCGGCCGGTCCATTTTGCTGACGACCACCAACGGCCTGAGGTCATACTCGAACGCCTTGCGGAGCACAAAACGCGTCTGTGGCATCGGGCCTTCAAAGGCATCGATCAGCAACAGCGCTCCGTCGGCCATTTTCAGGACCCGCTCGACCTCGCCGCCGAAATCGGCGTGGCCGGGGGTGTCGATCAGGTTGATCTTGGTGTCCTTGTAGCGGATGGCGATGTTCTTGGCGAGGATGGTGATGCCCCGCTCGCGCTCCAGGTCGTTGGAGTCGAGGATGCGCTCGCCCTTCAGCTCGGCGTCGCGGAACTGTCCGCACTGCCGGAGCATCTGATCGACGAGGGTGGTCTTGCCGTGGTCCACGTGGGCGATGATCGCCACGTTACGAATGTCGGTTCGCTTCACTGTCACTTCCTACGGCCGCCCCTCTTATGATGGGTCGTAACCCAGCCCAATACGCCCCAAGGAAGTCATACCAAACAACCCGAACAGCCGTCGGTGTCAGAAGCCGAGGCGGAGGGCGGTCGCCCGGACGGTTTGACCCTGCTGCAGGCGGTCATTATACCGTCGACGTGCCGAAGTTCCATGCCTCGGAGATCGGGGGCACAGCGCCCGTGCTGTCCGGGTCCGTGACAGAGGCCGCAGCCCTCGTTGCGGTTGGTCCGGCCGGCATGGAAGTGAGCCGGCAGCAGACCGCTTGTACGTGTTCAGCGTGCAAGACAGCGGGTCAGGCACTTTTGCCGTCTTCTTGTCGCCGACGAGTCCCGCCGGACTGAGCCAACCTCTCCAAATTGCACCGCGAACCGCATTTGGGCAAAAAGAGCCAGACCCCAGCACGCTGAACACGTACGGCCGTACAACGGCCGGCCTGTCAGCCCGCCCTTGGC contains:
- a CDS encoding class I SAM-dependent methyltransferase, which encodes MSRTNSQTTEDSSALTDAPGGLGRYAKDWMSDEQAARYVVSRRPDRYKHYDIEQKLVGKWLSLCAPGATVLDFPCGTGRFNELVRQCGHRLIRADRSTAMLAQARTHGPNDHSLGNICCDLAHPPFPDNSVDIMILWRIFHHLRSWDDRRTVLQQAARVARKYVIMSFYDRACLTYWAQVFAQKCFRTRPKLGGAIRTSDLLHLTASLGLSPVEIHHYRRFISLNSAACFRLSQ
- a CDS encoding ThiF family adenylyltransferase, with the translated sequence MEQGHSRNTTAERDSADRYCRQVLFAPFGPEGQRRLLASRVLLVGCGALGSTLANLIVRAGVGFLRIVDRDVVELDNLHRLVLFDEDDVREGLPKAEAARRKLARINSGVTVEAVVDDVSHTNIVELAAGADLILDATDNFETRFLINDLAVKTGRPWVYGACVGSTGLSMPIIPGETPCLRCVFEDPPPMEMSPTCDTAGILGPVVGMVANHQAMEAIKILSGHKEAVDRRLLSFDAWTGRSSRLDVRKAFEQGDCPCCKQGRFEYLEGAFASRTVRLCGRNAVQVYPSRAGAVDLPALAARLRPLARSEPKLNPLLLKVSVDDYEITVFADGRALIKGTNKPEEARAVYARYIGA
- a CDS encoding Gfo/Idh/MocA family oxidoreductase, whose translation is MRGITRRRFLEDSMLAAAAAAGGVAVGRGAFAAEPRRARKAGPNDQLRIACIGFRGQGQNHIKAYLGMDDVTVATLCDVDSNLFANGVKMCEEKGKKVPKCEQDLRRVLDDESIDAVSIATPNHWHSLAAIWAMQAGKDVYVEKPISHNVWEGRRLVEVARQLDRICQCGTQCRSMRGMIEAIEYVHKGGIGKVSMAHGLCYRDRGSIGIAGGEQPIPPGIDYDLWLGPAPKVPLTRKQLHYDWHWFWAYGNGDLGNQGIHQMDIARWGLKKDRLADSVVCLGGRFGYKDDGETPNTQLTLLDYGDCQILFECRGLKTKQHKGAGVGVIFYGDEGYVVVPKYEGGAAFDLNGKVVKEFGGGGDHHRNFINAVYSRKHTDLTADCLEGHLSSALCHLGNISYRLGTDQPFDSANKAFGDNQEAHETFARIQEHLKDNAVPVDGLKYHVGPKLAFDVKAERFVGNEKANEMLTREYREPFVVPA
- a CDS encoding glycoside hydrolase family 127 protein, whose product is MSRSIAILVVSSISGVAQAADVREAHADVLQPLPAADVKIGGYVGHRLDRNLRGILMHKDENALLEPFRERGPKQSAWVGEHIGKWLSAASWMYAYSHDEQMLAKLKRVAGGLVATQMPDGYLGTYADKDRWTGWDVWIHKYNMLGLLDYYDVTGDIAAIAACRKMGDLLVNTFGPDKRDILKAGEHLGMASASILEPVLMLYRRTEEQRYLEFANYIVEATERSDGPRIISTLLKDSDVQKVANAKAYEMLSDIIGMIDLHRISGDDRLLRAAMAAGDDIIRHRLYITGGCTFGEHFRDEGYLPNAGHVAETCVTMSLMQFYHDLQGLTADVKYADSAENLILNHLLACQRPDGERICYYTPLWGHKFYFDFLGCCISSGPRALAIIPSMYYLRWRTSAVTATDAVGVYMIGESTLDTTLPKGAKAHVEQRTDHPFSGRVLITASDANRKGYSLSVRIPTCAPKPTVTVGGQVLPFNPPASQWLIGALVGDSPITIEIDLHLTWKIIEGTGANTGLFALQYGPVVYAFDLDANHEVPGAMNCAFDMDLKSLAPQLIKKDDRWTARVHGHVRQADGSWKPAEITLLPFADAGVTGYFSVWLIDRARYNPNGISLFTQVHENTSRPGTNRGSFADNSTATFTSTDNGEKRDQDWFEVDAGWHAKFNVIVFRHGKATPAGGWFDTSKGKPKILLKSWHDYKEVAEIADYPATTATSPGTLTDGQAFRVVIPKDKREPAFRVRVTGTPAAGNSPAQNSASCSEIQVFYDPTME
- the typA gene encoding translational GTPase TypA — its product is MKRTDIRNVAIIAHVDHGKTTLVDQMLRQCGQFRDAELKGERILDSNDLERERGITILAKNIAIRYKDTKINLIDTPGHADFGGEVERVLKMADGALLLIDAFEGPMPQTRFVLRKAFEYDLRPLVVVSKMDRPDARPHDVLHETLDLFLELGADDETADFPIIYTSAAEGWASTSPDEHPDNIYALFEMILKQVPPPEVDIDAPLQMLITTLDYSDYVGRIGIGRVFRGRLKVGQPVTVICRNGEPKTEKIGEIHAFDGLGRRAVDEVTAGDICAIVGLESVDIGNTIADPEHPEPLAVIRIDEPTLHMSFRVNDSPFSGRSGKFLTSRHLRDRLEKELQSNVSLRVEPGCTPEEFHVSGRGLLHLSVLIENMRREGYELAVGKPKVIYHEQNGRRTEPVELCVIEVPPKYVGAVMELMGGRRGICVRMETRGEYTHIEFTVPARGLIGARNRLLTATNGTAIMHHNFHQYEDFRGSIAGRTNGSLIASETGTVTAYALDNLADRGTFFVKPTDQVYAGQIVGEHCKDKDIEVNVCRAKRMTNIRAASADKTVVLKPPREMTLEMALEFIEEDELVEATPDAVRIRKRLLDSNARKQAARREAAGVSEA